The Melospiza melodia melodia isolate bMelMel2 chromosome 19, bMelMel2.pri, whole genome shotgun sequence genome includes the window CTTTACACAGAGCTTTTCCTTTTGTTCagaacttaaatattttttttcttttagctacCAGTTCTTGTTAGTCTGTGTGACCCACTAAATTTAATGGCTGCACTGTGTAGCTACACATTTGCCGTGCAAAGATCATTGTAGTTGACTTTCTAACTCCACTGTTTGCCTCGAGGTTTTGTGGTTTATTTTCTTAACACTGCAAgtatttttctgcaatttttacCTTAGGGGTGCTTGTCAGGTGTGCTGTGAGAGTGTAAAACTTTGCTGTGGTTGCAGGTGGACAAGGTGACAGGCAGGGTGAATGGGCAGTTCAAGACTTACGCCATCTGCGGCCCCATCCGGAGAATGGTGAGTGCCTTGCTGACCTGCAgaatgctgtgctgctgctgatgctgatTAGTCATTAATTAGCTGTGTGTCTGGCCCTGAAAACACTGTGGGAAGTGTGTTTCCACAGGGGTTTTTGGGGCAGAGTAAACACGTGAAcctattcacagaatcacaaaaggtttggtttggagggaccttaaagatcatctcatttcacacctcctgtgggcagggacacctcccactgtcccagggtgctccaagccctgtccagcctggcctgggacactgccagggatccaggggcagccacagctactctgggcacctgtgccagggccttggATTGCTTGGAATAATCAATTtcttctggagatgtttgttgtttttttaaagtaaaatacgCCAATTATTTTCTTCTAAGAATGTGTATCAAGGTACTAATTCTAGCTTTTTTCTGTTTATAATTACTGGAGATGATATCACTTAACTTTAAAATGAGGAGTTCATCACAAGTCCACTTATCTATAAATATATGTTGTTCATGCAAATGTATATTTTTATGCAGTTAAAGCAATTCCTAATCCTTAAGGATGACAAAAAAGCAACAGTTTATTTTGAAAACACTAATCTGCACTAactgctgcagctgcctctcTTCCACATGTGTCAGCAATTATCTGGACACTTGAGAATATTTCCTTTGAGAATATTTCCTTTTCAATTTACAGGGTGAATCAGATGACTCCATTTTGCGTCTGGCAAAAAATGATGGGATTGTGTCCAAGTACGTATGTTTATCTTACCCTCTCACTCCTGCAGGGGGAACTTCCATTCCCAAATCCAGCTTTTAGGAGGACAATCTGTACATTGTATTTATGGGATGATTACACAGTTGATCAAAGATATTTACTTGAGCTGTTGAAGCCGACTCATTTGTAACAAtgtttatttcattttcttgtaGGAACTTTTAACTGAAGAAACTCCAGGATGGAACATGTGAAATAAACAGTTCAAAACTGAATTGTGCTGTGTCTTTTGTTCAAGTCATAAACACAAATGGGTTTATTGTAGTTAGTGTTGAAAGACTTGGAAATGTGTCTTAAAAATATACAGATTCTCACTGTGAATTTTTAAAACAAATCAGCTTGTAAAGCAGTGCCAGAGTCAAGGATTTCCACTTTGTTCTTGGCTTCACTGTTCTTTTCCAGATTTTATAAGTTTTGCATCTGTAATGGAACACTTGCAGTGTAGCAATCTAACTGAGCTTGCTGCTTTTTCACTGGAAAAACTGAGGGAATTCTTCTTGTTAGGATTCAAGAATGGGTCTGTCCTTTCTTCAGGTGCTGCTTTTCTGTTTGTTGGTAGATTTCACCTGcacacagcaggtttatttgtcACTTTGTGATTATCACTGAAATGAATGTCATATCTGAGTCTGGGTTATAAAATAAGGTAAATTTCCCCGTCAGCTGCATTTTACCAGTTCCACAATACCCACAACCACACAGGGCCTGTCCTGATCTGCACATTGCTCAGAGGTTAATCCAGATTACACTTCCCTCCTGTGGTCATCTCTGGGTTAAAATCTGCAGTTTCCACCCTCACATCTCTGCCCAGgccctcccagagctgctccaaggGACAGAGGCTGTTTGGTGATGCTTTCCTGTTTATGCTGCAAGCTGTCACCGTTCTTAGGGGTTACCATGTGCTTTATTTCTGATTTGTTTGCCAGTTGCTGTGGCTGCACGTGGGAAATGAGGCTCAGGGCTCTCAggacagcctggagcagggatgctGTTCCCTCTGCGCTGAGAAAAATGGCTGAGCTACCCACGTGTGGTATCTTTCTCCTCTGTGTTTTTCTTCTCAGACATGACAATTAGAGCATATTTGTTTGGAAGGTCCTGTTTTGGCATTGCAGATACCTGCTGAATATTGGCAGATTGAATCTGGCCATGTTAATGTGGAGTTACAGTGTGGTGTGATGTTTTTTTAGTAATTTTATTAAGTGTTTTTGCAAATCATGAATTAGGATTTAGAGTGTAAGCTATTGTATAGATACAATAAAATCCATAACTAAACCTTTATTCCAGGAGCAGTTGCAGCAGAGAATCAGAACTCAACAGGCTGAGAACCCTTTTTATCAGAGCCATAACCTGAAACTTCTTTGGCTGCACAGTCTCCCTTCCCCCTGATAACACTTGGATTTACTACTATTGAGCTGATAGAACTTTTAAAGCATGAACTCCTGGGTGTTGCAAGTAGGGAGGAACTCAagccaaaaaaaagcaaaaagattgGTTCATGTTGAATTAGTATTGATCTTAATACACAAAGCACATGAGAGAAACCTTTTAAATACTAAAACAAGGGGGGAAGTTAATTCATACTTTATTTTTGAGCTATTTTCTTCTGACATCTAAGTCAACCATGAAAGATGCATTAAAAAAGGGGGGAGGAGGGATGACAATGTTGTGATTCTCCTAGAAATAATTCATTTTTCCAGGAGATAAATCTGTGAAAACATTTTTCTGGAAAGACTGATACAGTTTTCAAACTGGAAAGATTTCAGCTTGGCTTATGTCCAATCCTTATTACTTTCCTTTGTACACAGTAAGAGGAGATAACTTTTAATTGGACTTGATATTTTCTTCTGACATATCTTAAATTAGCTGCTTCTGCCTTGGCATTAGGGTAGAACTTTAAATAAAACCCTTAACTGTTTGCTGCTGATAAATGCCTGGTTTACCAAAGAGTTTAAATATTGTTGACTTGTTCCTAATCCCCTGAGACTCTGTTCATCCATGTGGATTTCAGTGGAATTCCTCCACAAGGCAGAGTGAACTGACAGCTTAAAAGTTCAAGATGAACTTGAGGTCTCTCAGATGTCTTTTTAAGCAGTACAACCCCATTAGTATACAGCTGACCCAAAATTACACTTCTGGTTTGAGTGTTTAAGGATTATGTTGTAATTTTAGAAGTTCTGTGCTTTGTAACACTGATTGTTGCCATTTGGTTTTTGGAGTTTTAGAAAAAATTGAAGCAAATTATTctctcattgattttttttttgtcaaaatatGAAATGTTAATGGTGCCATATGCTGAAGCAGTTCAGTTGGGAATGAATTAATGCTGTGCCAGAGGCTTCCTGAAGTTCACACCATCATCACCAGCACCATTGCATGTGAGTCCTACCAAAATCCCTGCAGAATCCTGTCAGGGGGGGACAtgtgtccctttaaaaatccactttCAGTTGCATTTTATAGTATTGTGATGTAAAATGTTCTTTGTTTTCCTGGAACAGGAATAGTTCAGATGTCTGAGGGCCATGAAAGGGAATGAACTGTACTCTACTGTACAAGATGGACAGAGTTGCCCTTACATGGTTACACTGCACCAAGTCGTGAAATTCTTTGCTGTTACTTACGAGGACTTGGCAGTGGCATCCTACAGACATCTGATTTAACTGGGGCTATTTTAGTGTCTTCAGCCAAAATTCTGCTGCTCAGACAAGAGCCTGAAACTCCTGAAAACACCTGGGGGATTGGTGGGAGCTTGTTGCTGTCTCATaacactgatttttctttttcagcctTGACATTCTTCCAATGAACTCCACAGTGCTAAGAGCTCTTTCAGTGGTCTCAGCTGTGAGCCTGCTGTGATCAGAGCCTGGATTAGGaggtcactgctgctgctgtcaccctgGCACAGAGGTGGCAGCTCTGACAGCATCAGCCCTGCCAGAagtgctgccctggcactgctcgTGGGTCTCTGCACAGAGGACACTGAGACACTGAGACAGAGGACACTCGGGAGGAGTGAAATAAGGCCAAAAAAAGGGCTGTCCCTTTGCTCCATGTGTGTCCAAGCACCCAAAGAGCTTTTGGAGCAGAGGGAacctgggacagctctgtggGATGGTGTTTATTTTCCCAAAGCACGTGCTGGTGCTGGAGGCTGCTGGAAGCCCACCTAGGGCTCTGAGATAATCTGGTTCCACTGGCTTTGGCAGCAGTTCTGTTTTCCAGTTGGATGTTATGGAGAGCTCCTGATGTCTATTCCCAGCTCCTGTTTTGTACAATTGCTGTCACTCTGAGTAAAACACAGAGATAAATACACCTCTGCTGCAAATGTTACTCTGAGCAGGTATGGGGAGGTTTTGATTTCAGTTAATTCATTTATGGCTGTTTGTGTTGAGGCATCCCTAGGGAGGCATTCCCTCTATGTATGTTGGACTAATCAAccatggaaaaaaacaaaagaaaattaaataggctttttttttcctgctaggaAACACACTTTTGTTTAACATCAGACAGGAGTTCTGCTTGGCTAAATCCTCAGCAGGAACTGCAGGTACTGAGATTTTAAGAATTAAGAACAATTAATAAGGTCCAtgtgggatttatttttttaattaattatgaTGAAAAAGGTATTACTTTAACATCTATTTTCAGATAGCTGATAATGAGTAAAACTACTGTGACCAGGCTGAACCAAGCGTATTTTGCAATGTACACACCTGAGCGTGCTAACAAATGAGCAAACTTAACAAATTTGTTAACAAATCCCGTTCATGGCTTGTTTCTACAGGACTGGGACCATGGAGAAGAGCAGGTTGTGCCTGTTCTGCTGAGGACTGGGGCCCCTTTGGCTCCTGTTTGCACTCCTGGGCTGACCATGGCCAGCTGCCGGtgcccacccagctgctcccctctccccctccacAGCAGGGCAGAAAACAGGGTGGAAAAACACATGGGTGACAGCAGGGGGGCCACTTACCAACTACCATCATGAGCAAAACAGGAAAATCCATTTATTGTGTGTTAAAACAGGGCTGGATTGATAGCACCAGGATTAGACTGTGGGAGCCCCAGAGCTGTGCATATATTTTCTGTTCATTCAGGTGCCCTTCCAAGAGGGTGGAGGGCAATCcttgtgcagggagccaaggccTGTGGGGCATTGACTGGGAGTTCCTGCAGGGGTGGAAGTGAGAGTCACACTGTATTTTGGTGAGCTGTAAGCTGTGTGCTGGGACACAACACATCCATCAAAATTCAGGTGCTGCTTATCTGGCTCTAAGCACAATAATTTTTTTGCTGTTCTCACAGGGCACCAGAGCCCAGACAAGCACCTTGATCCattcatccacccatccatccatccatccatccatccatcca containing:
- the RPS21 gene encoding small ribosomal subunit protein eS21 → MQNDAGEFVDLYVPRKCSASNRIIGAKDHASIQINISEVDKVTGRVNGQFKTYAICGPIRRMGESDDSILRLAKNDGIVSKNF